The following nucleotide sequence is from Juglans microcarpa x Juglans regia isolate MS1-56 chromosome 6D, Jm3101_v1.0, whole genome shotgun sequence.
CTACCGCTGGAGCTACTGTTAGTTATAggattttttttggctttttcgtacatatattttttaatactttttaatatttttaaaaaatataatattattaaaaaaacatttccttaatccttaaataaaaagaatttaaaaattaaagtggTAGAATAGAATGGTAAGAATAGTATTATCTatagattaaaaataatgataaaattactaTATTACTACTGCTCATCTATAGTATTATCTATAgattaagaataatattatctaTAGGACGTCTATCGCTGCccataaattaatatgaaagtTGACCTTTAGATAATTGAGAAGAGTGAATGCAGTATCACTTTTCCGTTTTTGGCTTCTTAAGGCACGACACGATGACGCATTGACTTGATGTTGTGCCAAACCCCATCCTCACAGTCACAGCTACCTACTTACCATACCTACCTTGTAAGATAGCTGATGTACACTTGGGCCGCAGTACTTTATCGGTACAAGGCAATACAAGTTTACGGGTCTTGGCCCAATCGAATGGTAGGCCCACCACTGGAGGTTTCAAAGGAAAACGACGAAGGACGAGATAAGATTGTAATTTGACATGGACTGATGGAAGTAATTTCCGTGTCGTCGGACGGCAGGGCCACGTGCGTGAGAGTAGAAAAATCGAAATGGGTAATTAGgcagtattaatattattattattattagaaattaaGTCCTATGTATGGTTGTATTAACTCATGAATCTGATGATGGCTGGGGTTGGGGACCGTGGTCGGAAGTTTGAAGATTCCTGATACTAAAGTccaaaaaagtttttcaaattgcGTATGATGTGAATTAAGGCCATGTTGAGAAAAGAATGAGACATAACTTTCACTGCTTCCAGCAATGGTGGCTGGTGCTATTGGAATCTGTATCTGCTGAGAGAGGTCGCGTATCAAACTTCCTCCGGAAAAAGGAATTACCTTTTGCAGGTCATTCaccggaaaaagaaaaagaaattagggGCAATATTTATGCAATCAAGTCAAATGTTAGGTAAATAAGACTGACTAATTAACCACCCATCCCACTCACCTTTGTCCTGAAAGGCGAAGTCATACTACTATTCGATTCAAAATAAAGTTTGGCCAAAGTAATAAAGGAGGAAGTGAAAATGCCATGATGAACACGACAGCCATTTCTTCCATTATTATTTCGTATCTAAATGAAACTTCGTGGATTGGACAGGTGCTGACAAGAGTATACTTGCAAAAAGCCTTCTAACTCTAATATTACAGATCTAATCGCCCGCACACAGGAACAATTTAAAGCTTCTGTAAGAGTGAAGAAGAAGTTGCATTTCTCATTTTAGTACGAGTAATTATATAATTGTCAAGTATGTAAATGTCgctaatcattttaaaaaggagtgagatttattattaaaaaattaatttttttatataaattttatattttatttattttttttttaaaataaatacacgACGATCGTACTCTTCaagattacaaatatcttttttcttttactcctGTGCCTGTGTGGGTAGTTGTCACTTAGTTCAACTGACGGAACACACTTATGTTAAAGAAGCCTTCGTTAAATGCCAGTCATGGTCGCCATATAATGTAATGAAGACCACGGCTATAAATGGATAAGAGGGAGATGTACGGAAACATCAAACTTTAGCTGTCACAAGCAtggtatttaattttaatagcATGGATGTATGTGTGGCACAGTGTTTCGTATCTTAGGCCTTCTAATATTGGGTATACAGTTAGCAGAGTTCAGGACCCTGTTTTGagttgaaaataaacaaacatggCTGTCCAACAATCTTGCCCCGTAGCCAATGGTTCCTGGGATGATGATGGGCGACCAAAAAGAACCGGTAAAAAACTTTTTACTCTACTATCCACAAGTTCTTTTAATTCAGTTCCGATTCAGTCTTGAAATCAGTGCCTATCGGGAACTAAACCAGGAACCTTGTGGAGTTGCATCGCTCATATCATCACTGCTGTTATAGGCTCTGGAGTTCTGTCTTTGGCATGGAGTACTTCACAGTTAGGATGGATAGCAGGGCCAGTTTCTTTGCTTTGTTTTGCGATTGTCACCTATATTTCTGCCTTCCTCCTTGCCGATTGTTACAGGTCTCCCGACCCCATAACGGGAACTCGAAATTACTCATATATGGACGCTGTTAGAGTGAATCTTGGTAGTATACACGTCAACTCCTTTTCTTCTGTCAGAAGTTTTATATGATCTTCAACTTAAGGATATCCTTTAGTATGTTTTATCTGCCCTCTGATTTGATTTAGTGGAAGTTCAGGAAGAACACATACGTGGTTTTGTGGTTTGCTTCAATACTTGAGCTTGTATGGGACTGATGTTGCTTATGTAATTACTACATCAACCTGTATGAGGTAATATAGACAGACTGCGATTAGAGGATAGTAGAATTTTGTGTATTTGCTTTTTGCCTCTGCGCATCTTTATCTATCTTTTGGAAATGCACCAGaaagtttatattatattatattatacagtttttgtttttttttctctcctccacAAGTTATGCTTGCTATCTTCTCTACTCCTCCATCTTCTCTCCCTTTCTACTTGACTCAAGTTGGCAAAGCTCATTCATTGTATTTCTCGTACCTTTTTTTCCTCAGTTTTTGTTGCTATATTAATGCAGAGCAATTCAGAAATCAAACTGTTATCACAAAGAAGGGCATCAGGCTGCATGTACATATGGGGATAATTTCTATATGCTGCTCTTTGGGCTTATTCAGATCGTCATGTCACAGATTCCAGATTTCCACAACATGAAATGGCTCTCCGTCGTTGCTGCAATCATGTCCTTTTCCTACTCTTTCATTGGATTTGCACTTGGGTTAGCAAAAGTAATAGGTATATACATCTTTGAATTCgcctgcttttttttttctcccattttGCAGACCTCCTACTTTACAACAAACACAAACTCTTTCTTTCACTTACAGCCCTATACAATTGAAAGAAAAGTTTTCGAGTTCCAGATCATATGGCAGCCAAACGGAGGATCATAGAAATGTTTGGTTGATACAGTAGGAAAGCCAGTTGGCTTTGGCCATTTAAGGGTTAAAACTGATCTTGTGATTGCAATTGCAGGAAATGGCAAGATTATGGGGAGCATTACCGGAGTCCCAGCTGCTAATGTTGCTGACAAATTATGGTTAGCCTTCCAAGCACTCGGGGACATTGCTTTCGCCTATCCGTACTCAATTATTGTAATTGAGATACAGGTATATGGATTACAATCTTTAGACAAAccagtttatatatttaagaagaaaaataaagaaataaagaaattaaataaatatggtgTCTAAAATGTAACAAGGATATTTCTGAAACGAATTAGGATACTTTGAAGTCCCCTCCTCCAGAAAATCAGACCATGAAGAAGGCCTCGATGACTGCAATCTTTGTCACAACCTTCTTCTACCTCTGCTGTGGCTGCTTTGGATATGCTGCCTTCGGGAATGACACGCCAGGAAACCTATTGACAGGATTTGGTTTCTATGAACCTTATTGGCTTATTGATTTCGCTAATGCTTGCATTGTCCTCCATTTGGTAGGAGGATATCAGGTATTCCCTACTTGTATGGAACTTCATTATGTTAAATTTCTTACCGACCTTGATCTGTTTCTGCTCTTTATACTTTCACTATCAAAAGGTAATAATATGCCCAATGGAACaagcatttattttttccaaaataagaACTTTCTGGAACAATAGTGAAATCCGATGCATTCTTGATTgaatctatttattcatttatcaCCTGTTTTCTCTCTCAGATTTATTGCCAGCCAGTATTTGCATTTGTTGAAAGATGGTTGACGAAGAAATATCCGAACAGTAGCTTTGTAAATAATTTCTACACCTTCAAACTCCCTTTGTTGCCGGGTTTTCAGTGGAATCTTCTCAGGCTATGTTTCCGAACTGCATATGTTATCTCAACCACTGCACTTGCAATGCTCTTCCCTTACTTCAACCAGGTGTTGGGACTATTAGGGGCCCTGAACTTCTGGCCTTTGGCCATATATTTCCCTGTGGAAATGTACTTCGTACAAAAGAAAATAGGGGCTTGGACTAGGAAATGGATTGTACTTAGGATATTtagctttgtttgttttcttgtgACTGTCATGGGTTTTATCGGGTCGCTTGAAGGACTGATAAGCGCCAAATTGAGCTGAGGGATTCATGTTCTTCATAATTTAGCACTTGGAAGAAAGAAAGTTTGAAATGCATGCTACAAATTACAATACCTCTACCGTCTTCAACCTTCTCTTCGCAAATGatcttatcattttcaattctcaattttgAATATCAACTTCAGTCTAGAAGCTTTACCAATCATATTCTATCTTCAAGGTCTACCTGTTGTGTTTTTGTTACTATTAAGTGTGACTTGCTTCTTGGGAAGATCTAAAGAACCTCCCGAGTTCTAGCATATATATGAGTTTTTGGATAGAATAAATTATACGGATGGGTTCATGGGAAGACTGAAAagactaaataaaataataataataaaaaccttGTCAATCATCTTCTATCAGCTGTCTAAACTTGGGCAGACGCCTATTTTCCTCCGCTACGCCTGTGGTTTCATACAACTTAGGTTAGATTTGgattgtgagatgagatgagatgagatgagatgagataaatttagatgaaagttaaaaattgaataaaatattattagaatgttatttttaaatattattattgttttgagatttgaaaaaattgaattgtttattttattgttaaaatttaaaaaaattgtaatgatgagataagttCGGAAGATTTTTTAGTCCAAACCGGGCCTTAAGGTTTGCATTGATCAGATCATTATCCCCTCAGGTGCAATATTCAACCCCAGCATATGGGTGTTGGCTTTTCTGCTCAGAGCTATTGGAATATTACATCTTTACTgtatataagtaaaataaaaaagtaaaagtaagtTTAGATTACAGTCTTAGGGCTAACATCAAGGTACACCACCCCGATGGAGTCTTCCTAGTGGAGACACTTTTGACTGTtgtaaatattatgaatattgtAAATACGCTAGGTTTTCCTTTCCATGTTCATATTCCCCCTAACGGTAAATGGGGACTGGGAGGCCTGCTATTTATGTGGAAGCAAGGACTGGATGtagaaattgtaaatatttatgataatattattactctttTGATGTACTCGGATCTCGTTCATCACCCTTGGCTCCTTAGTTTTGTTTATTGTCATgaaatacaagagaaaacatgACTTCTGGAAACTGCTCTCAACAATTACCAACTCTTCTCGTGCCCTTGGTTAGGAATAGGTGATTTCAATAGCATTATGAACCATCCTAACATGCCTCAACACCTACTCTTAATggtcaagtaaaaaaaatcacaacaacaaaTCTACCATTCAATTCAATGGCACTTCCAATCCAAATCTGATCTCTTCCATAACTTCCATTCTCCCTTTCAAGAAAACCAACTCCTACATTAAGCACCTGGGCCTTCCTCTCACCATAGGCAGATCAAAGAGAGAAACCTTTTCGAAAATCTTTGaagaaactcaaaataaattaagtgGGTGGAGGTCAAGACTTCATTCTCAAGCTGGCCGTACCACCTTAATCAAGGTTGTGGTAAGCTCAATTCCTTCCTACACAATGTCATCTATCACTCTCCCAAAGTTTGTTTGCAAGAAAATAGACACTCATCTGAAAAACTTTTAGTGGGGATTCCTCCCAAACAAAAAGTCACACTTCACTCCTAAAAGTTGGCGATCCATATGTCAACCCAAGCACAAAGGTAGACTAGGAATTAGAGTGACCTCGGGTTTCAACAAAGttctaatagaaaaaaaaaaaatcaaatatctaCACTCATCATCCTTTTCGGAAATAACTCCAAAAGTTTCTGATTCctagtttttgaaaaatgtcaTTAAGATCAAACCTCTCATCCAAGCCAACTTCTGTAAGCAGATTGTAAATGGGACCACAATAAAAGTGTGGCAGGACCCCTAGATACCAACTTTGCAATCATTCAGGCCCACCTCCAAAGACTGCTCCACTCCAATTGAACTAGATCTGACCGTCTTTGCTCTAATGCTAGAGCAACCCCGAAGATGGAATGGCATTCTCCTGATTGCATTATTTAACCCAGATAGTGTCAGGGCAATCCAGAAAATTCATCTTCCTCAATCAAGCACACTAAATATGCGAGACCAACCCATCTAGACTAACCAACACTCTTGTAAATTCTTGGTCAAATATGGCTATGAGTACATTAGGTCTCACAGTAGCACCTAAATTTCTCAAAGCCCTCATCTCGCCAAATCTGACTGGAAAAATATCTGGAAAATCAAAATCCACGATAGATTAAAAATGTTTCTTTGGAAAGTGGTCTCGAATATTCTCCCAACAAGGTCCAGATTAAAACTTCCCTTAACCCTCTCAAACAATGACTCCCTATACCCTCTATGGCATACTGAAGAGGAAACAATAGAGCATCTCTTCCTCAGATGTGCCCACTCAAAAATCTTATGGAGACTCTCACCTTGGCCACTAAACATCTCTCCTTTTGCTAGCTTACCTTTCCGTGAGTGGACCAAAGTAATCTTGGATCCCAAACTCCTTAACCTCCATAGAGATGAGACACATATCTAACTATTTGCTATCATAGTAATGGGCTCTCTATGGTTCATTCGAAACCAGGTCATTCCTAATCACCTATGTCAAACACCCACAATGTTCTCGAACTCGgtgaaatttcttttcaaagaacATCAACTGATGTGGACTACAAAAAACAACCCACCACCCACAATTTTAGAGTGGACACCCCCTCTAGAAGGCCATTTCTCTTAATCTTATGATGTAGCTGTCAGAAACAACTTTTCCACAGTCAACTATTTGCAAATCAAGCACAAGAGAAATCATATATGCGACTACTCAAAAAATTGAATATGTCAACCCTACCTTTGGAGAAGCAACGGTTGCAAAGCTAGCCATAGAGGAAGCTACCCGATTCAATCTCACTGACATAATCATAGAAGGAGACAATCAGGTGGTAACCAATGCTATATCATGCCCTGCATCTTCACCAGACTGGTCCATTCACAACATCCTTACTGATATCACAAGCCTTCTAAAGTCTTTCAGAAGCTAGTCAACACAGAAAATCCACAGATATCAGAACAGATGGGCGCATCAACTGGCGCAATGGGTCGCTACAAACATGTTTGGCAGCATACACTGCATCCAAATACCTCAATGCTTATTAGACTTCTAAATTGGAAAAGATCCACGTGTGATTTTCTAATATAGACTAAACATTGACTAGCCTATATATGTTCGTTCGTCGTTAATATATGATATTAACCTTgtcgaggaaaaaaaaaaaaaactttagataCAACTTCAAGCCATGCAAACtcctttataaaaagaaaagactcggaacaaaaaaaagtagaattaaaTTCATCCCAAAACCAAACTCCATGGTAGGCTACAGGGGATATCATCCCAACCTAAACCAAAGTAGCACTCTCATCTCCTTTCGAAGTGCCACTTCACACAGTGTGAAGCTTACTAGTCACCCGATACACAAGCAATAGTTGCAAGCGATCTCTGTTTGGATCAGGGTAATTCTAAACCCTGATGATGCACAATCTTTGATCTCATTTACGGTAATTGATCTTGACATGACTTACTTCTAGCACAAGGTGATCCATGGACAACCAATTCACATGCTCATCTAGGACAACCAAGTCGAGGAAGTCTGCAAATGCAGGACTCCTTGCAAGTGGCCAAATATCTATGATCATAGCAATGAGCTTcccttaattaaaaaaaaaaaaaaaaaaaggtcctcTCCAGTCTCAATCACTAAAGACATTCGTTGCAATCTTGCAATATCCCAAAGTCGACGACCGTTTGGAAGCTAAAGTTTCCAGAAGTGTCAACTTTATTGACTGCACGTAAGCTTTCTCGATGGGCCGCCTCCACCAACTCTGATGGATGCAttaccaccaccaccacgacGACCACCAAAGtactttaaaatattaagcaGATGATTAAATTTCCTCATATTTGATGTTGGACACGTGGATGCattgcatataaaaaaatagattcctCAAAATGGCTTGCACCACGCATTCTaaacctaaaattacaaatgaCTTCATTtactgataagaaaaaaaaaaaaaaaaattataaatgacttCAATGGATGAAAGAAGCATTTAGGAGTGCTTCCGCAAATGAAAAGATTTGATCAACTTCAGTTCGAAGACAATGAGCATTGTTCAAACAAGTATTCAAAACACTACAAATGTCTCCTTTTATATATCTGTGTTTTGATTTCAATTTCAACGAATGAGAACTTACTTATGAAAGGCAAGCAGGTGAGTTTTCATGTCCATGTTGAATGCATGCAAATCGTGCATTCccaaatatatataggagttgtttgtataaaaaatacatacatgaATGTTGTCCCCTCATCGAAAAGCTACATTAACTAACAACTATAGGGacttcaaaaaacaaaaaaaatttgatacgtaaaataaaattttgttgaatcaaaagaaTAAGTGTAGcctacacaggaagtatacaagaagaAACACTTGCATTAGTgctacaaaaagaaataagaaaagcaTAAGGCGTTAAGTGTCAAAAACAAGAGAACTAACCTCTGCTTTCTCTTCCTTGGAAGATCATTTGCCTTCACGTAGGCTCTATCACGAAAATCTCTAGCTAGATCTTCATCCCCACCCTTCATTAGGCCTGCCAGAACTGCCGCGGCATGCTCTCTTACCTGAGCCAGAAATTAGTTTAATTAAGTTGAAAGCAACAAAACCTACCCCTGGCTCAAGTAACTCTagcctttaaaaaaaagatgtagACCCCCAGAACATTAGGACATAAAACAATTAAAGGAAAATTCATTAAGAACCATGTGACCAAGTCTTTATATTTACTTCGTTCCAGGCATCTTATGACTTCTGCTCATGAATTTCAGTCAGTTAGATCAAGtttctaaattaataatatcactcaaaatctaaaataagacAAAAGTTGAGGCACCAAGAACATGGATCATGGGACACTCATTATTCAACATTGATTTTCACTTGATTATTCGTAACTTCCACAAACAAGAGTGTAGTATAATAGTTTTTGGAGGGGAACTTGCCTCCACTGGATTAATCTAGTTAGTAACTATACCCAAACAAAAGCACCTAAAATGGAAATGTTACTTATGCAGCAGAAGTCTGTTACAAGATTATGCAGGCAATTCAAGAGCTTGTATAAGACTGCAAATTGTCAACATCTCTTATAATGCAACCAGGGAAAGAGGAGAGGGGGTGTGTGGAGGGTGGATGGGACCGATATAAGTTTTGCATATCCTGGGAAATGGACAGCATGATGTCTAGTCATATCTCACTTATTAACACTTGGAAAATATGAAGGTCCAGTTTCAGAGGAAATTTTGTAGTGTTGTTCATAAATTTGCTTCAATGCCATATTTAAGAagattttgtaagtttattCGATGCAACAggatattataatttctttttgtagGTTCTAACACCTTTAACTTGGGGAGATACTAATAGAACTAGGGAATTCAAAGAAAACTAGAGCAGCAAGCAGCAGATAAAGTTTGATGTGTAAACTTAATAGCAACTTACTGGCATATCTAAATTGTTaactggaaaaaaatattaaacaattttccatcatataatttaaaaaaccaGTTCAaccaatattactaatttactcaTGGTCAAGgaatgattgatttgagatgtTCTTTCTGACATAATGGTCAACTAAACCCTCTAGTCCCTTAACACTAACCGAAAGGGACAGAAGCAAGAACAATATAAAAGCTACTCAATTTCAGAACCAAATAATAGTCCCAAAGGAAAATCTGTGAGTAATTAAAGGAGGTTCACTGGAAACTAATCTAGAAATTGGTACCGTTTCCATCCATTTGACATCTTCTTTATTCAAACGTCTATTTTGATGCCTCTCATCTGCTGGGGTCTCCAAATTGTCAGACTGACTGGTATTCTGAATATTCACTACCAGTTCAGATGCTCTGTCTATTATAAACCGAACCGAACCCAACTTCCTTCTTTAAGCCGGTAATTAACATCAGTGTTTTCCCTTTCAAGCGAATGATCACATTCCAATGATGCATAAAGCTGAATGTTTGAGCACAACACAGAAAGGGTAACACCTATAGCTTCCCTTACCTGTTCCGCATAAAAGATGAATCAAAAGTCatgaataagaaattaaaataatggagaaataaaattcttgatTGTGTTTCGCCTATCAGTAGCAACACTTTTCTTGtgctttttcttctccttttctgaTACCAGATCAAGGACAATAAGCAGGAAAGATTTTCCAGAATCTAAGAGAAATCAAGATATACAAGCAGCCTAAgattactttgaaaacaaaataagaggaTCAAACAcataaaggagaaaaaatataaatggcaTAAATCCACAACACACCTACTCAGCTTATTGTAGTCCTTATAATATAACAGTCTAACTTTTAACATTGAAACTGTTGTAATTAAAAATTTCTTGTTTCCACAGctactctttttttattctgcCTATTTAAAGAAGCCACAACGATATAAGAAGATATTAAAAGAAGCAACGGTTGCTAAAAAGTTTTGCTCTATAACCACtgtaatataacaatttttAGGATAATCCAGgcaaaaaaattcttgaaaaactGAAGGCTATTTAGAGTTTATATAAAcatacaaacacaaaaaaatttgcCTAGAAAATTGGTGAGACCTATGCGGAATGCTTACTTGGGCAGATGAATGGCACATGTTACCAAGCAGCTCCCCTAAAACTTTGGGGACCGATCAAATATGGTTTTACCTTTTCAGGAGTCGATGGATCGAAACTACGTGTTCCTCAACaaccttgtttttcttttaatcaggTTTTAATTCTTCTTTTGTAACACGCTTTAAACACAAGCTGTTTACGTGGAACTATAATGGAACAATGTTTCTTTACTCTGTTGCAAGGCTCGAAAAATTGAAATGGGATATGAAATTGAGCAAGCACCAATCTATTGAATCAACTAAATTCAATAAGAGAGTGATATTAGTTTCTTTCACATATCAAGTTTCCTATATAATTtgttatcttttaattcttctaTTATTACTGGAAACAATAATTGAatatgttgatgtcgtgtttcgcaggcCTGGGTAAATCCACACCCCCGATGCCATGATGTGAATTATTTAGAGCCTCCGACAGTGTTTCGGTGCGGCTGTACGATAGCGTTTCGTACGTTCATGGAggcaaatgaaaaataagtgttGTGAAAGTAAAAATAGATGACACCAAAATTTATGTGGTTCAGCAatatgcctacgtccacgggggtTTGGAGAGGGAAATCTCCAATATTATATATCAGTTTACAATCACTGATGGATCCTCATATCTTACCGTATAGAGAAGGCTGAAGCTCTTCTTGTTGAGGGCAATGTCTTCCTTGAGGGGTTGCTTGAAGAAGATCTTATTAAGGGAGAGCTCGGTCCCTCTGAGAAGTAGAAGTCgttcattaatatatatcttttcatCTGGCTGTATGCTTTATATATGTACCCATTTGTTGTGTGTGTCAGCTTCGTTCCTTGGCCTACTTTCTTTCTGGCATGCCTTGAAGCTCCTTGCCTTGATATAACTCCTCCCATTGGCATGTCTGACTTGCTCTCCTTGATCCCTTCTTATCTCCCTCTGACATTCACAGCCCCTATATTCCTCTTGTCCCATCTTCTATCCCTAGTGATATCTTGATGGGTTGGGCCCAATTTATGGGctagtgtatttttttcctctcacatAAGCCCGCTAATTTTTAGCACTATTTTAAggctaaaaattataaagaaaatttattgtgtTCCTATTTTCTCAGCTGCGAGCGCGGAGCTCGAATGGTGCGGGAGTTGACTCGACCGCATAATAGGGCGAGCGCGCAGCTCGAATGGTGCGGGAGTGGACTCGACCGTGTAAAGCGTGAGCGCGCAACTCGAATGGTATGGGAGTGGACTCGACCGCGTAAAGCGCGAGCGCGCAACTCGAATGGTACGGGAGTGGACTCGACCACGTAAAGCGCGAGCGCGCAACTCGAATAGTACGGGAGTGGACTTGACCACGTAAAGTGCGAGCGCGCAGCTCAAATAGTGCGGGAGTGGACTCAACCGCGTAATAATGCAAGCGCGGAGCTCGAATGGTGCAGGAGTGGACTTGACCGTGTAAAGCACGAGCGCGGAGCTCGAATGGTGTGGGAGTGGACTCGACCTCGTAAAGCGCGAGCGCGCAGCTCGAATGTGTGTGGGAGTGGATTTCTACTGCGTAAAGCGCGAGCGCGCAACTCAAATGGTGCGAGAGTGGACTTCAACCGCGTAATAGTGTGAGCACGGAGCTCGAATGGTGTGAGAGTTGGACTCGACCGTGTAATAGTGCGAGCGCGCAGCTCTAATGGTGCGGTAGTAGACTCGACCGTGTAATAGTGCGAGTGCGGACCTCGAATGGTGTGGGAGTCGGACTCGACCGTGTAATAGTGCGAGCACGAAGCTCGAATGGTGCAGGAGTGGACTCGACCACGTAAAGCGCGAGCGCGGAGCTCGAATGGTGCGGGAGTGGACTCGACCACATAAAGCGCGAGCGCGGAGCTCGAATGGTGCTGGAGTTGGACTCGACCGCGTAATAGTGCGAGCGCGGAGCTCGAATGGTGCGGGAGTGGACTCGACCGCATAATAGTGCTAGCGTGGAGCTTGAATGGTGCAGGAGTGGACTTGACCGCGTAAAGCGCGAGCGTGCAGTTCGAATGGTGCTGGAGTGGACTCGACTGCATAATAGTACGAGCACGGAGCTTGCTAGAGTCTAATGACTCGTTTTTTATGATGGAGATGCCGATTAATGGAGATTCTGTTTGATGAAGATTCTGTTCGATGGAGATTAtgtttgatggagattctgttcGGTGAAGATTCTATTCGATGGAGATGCTTGCACGAAactcggcaagtcatttagattgcgttgagaatagctgttagcaggtcagagttcatggctcggttcctgtgctttatacttcctTGGATTgacacttataggttggcagag
It contains:
- the LOC121235937 gene encoding probable amino acid permease 7 isoform X1; translation: MAAGEEEEDHHQSPLLRSSDKPEEPLKRTGSAWSAVAHIITGVIGAGVLSLAWSVAQLGWILGPLLIIVFAGITLVSTSLLCDCYRYPDPERGPSRVRSYMDAVKLHLGEKIHKVCGVVVQESLYGNGIAYTVTAASSIRAIQKSNCYHKEGHQAACTYGDNFYMLLFGLIQIVMSQIPDFHNMKWLSVVAAIMSFSYSFIGFALGLAKVIGNGKIMGSITGVPAANVADKLWLAFQALGDIAFAYPYSIIVIEIQDTLKSPPPENQTMKKASMTAIFVTTFFYLCCGCFGYAAFGNDTPGNLLTGFGFYEPYWLIDFANACIVLHLVGGYQIYCQPVFAFVERWLTKKYPNSSFVNNFYTFKLPLLPGFQWNLLRLCFRTAYVISTTALAMLFPYFNQVLGLLGALNFWPLAIYFPVEMYFVQKKIGAWTRKWIVLRIFSFVCFLVTVMGFIGSLEGLISAKLS
- the LOC121235937 gene encoding probable amino acid permease 7 isoform X2 — translated: MAVQQSCPVANGSWDDDGRPKRTGTLWSCIAHIITAVIGSGVLSLAWSTSQLGWIAGPVSLLCFAIVTYISAFLLADCYRSPDPITGTRNYSYMDAVRVNLGRTHTWFCGLLQYLSLYGTDVAYVITTSTCMRAIQKSNCYHKEGHQAACTYGDNFYMLLFGLIQIVMSQIPDFHNMKWLSVVAAIMSFSYSFIGFALGLAKVIGNGKIMGSITGVPAANVADKLWLAFQALGDIAFAYPYSIIVIEIQDTLKSPPPENQTMKKASMTAIFVTTFFYLCCGCFGYAAFGNDTPGNLLTGFGFYEPYWLIDFANACIVLHLVGGYQIYCQPVFAFVERWLTKKYPNSSFVNNFYTFKLPLLPGFQWNLLRLCFRTAYVISTTALAMLFPYFNQVLGLLGALNFWPLAIYFPVEMYFVQKKIGAWTRKWIVLRIFSFVCFLVTVMGFIGSLEGLISAKLS